In the Setaria italica strain Yugu1 chromosome VI, Setaria_italica_v2.0, whole genome shotgun sequence genome, one interval contains:
- the LOC101756133 gene encoding mannosyl-oligosaccharide 1,2-alpha-mannosidase MNS1 isoform X2 → MTRMAGIYLDESPNIENIIKKHHLEIDHVNNARREKVKEAMLHAWNSYVKYAWGHDELQPQSKNGVNSFGGLGATLVDSLDTLYIMGLKEEFKKARDWVAESLDFDKDYEASVFETTIRVVGGLLSAYDLSADKIFLEKARDITDRLLPAWDTSSGIPYNRINLAQGKASNPGWNGGNSILADSGTEQLEFIALSQRTGDQKYQQKVENVIRQFQKIFPSDGLLPININPHSGAVKSYSTITFGAMGDSFYEYLLKVWIQGNKTESVKHYRQMWETSMEGLLSLTRKTSPSNFYYVCEKNGDSLSEKMDELACFVPGMLALGASGYSPEKAEQIMNLAEELAWTCYNFYQSTPTKLAGENYYFHGGQDMVVGTSWNILRPETIESLMYLWRLTGNKTYQDWGWDIFQAFEKNSRIESGYVGLKDVNTGTKDDMMQSFFLAETLKYLYLLFSPPSLISFDEWVFNTEAHPLKIVTRHDNEGGSGGGEGKGIADSKIQPQGRKHGKPE, encoded by the exons ATGACCAG AATGGCGGGAATTTATCTGGATGAAAGTCCAAATATTGAAAACATCATCAAGAAACATCATCTAGAAATTGACCATGTCAATAATGCAAGGAGAGAAAAGGTTAAGGAAGCTATGCTTCACGCCTGGAACTCCTATGTAAAGTATGCGTGGGGACATGATGAGCTCCAG CCTCAATCAAAGAATGGTGTCAATAGTTTTGGTGGTCTTGGGGCAACTCTTGTGGACTCACTTGATACACTATATATAATGGGACTAAAAGAGGAATTCAAGAAGGCTAGAGA CTGGGTCGCAGAATCATTAGACTTCGACAAGGATTATGAAGCAAGTGTGTTTGAAACAACAATAAG AGTTGTTGGAGGTCTCCTCAGTGCATATGATTTGTCAGCTGATAAAATATTTTTGGAGAAGGCAAGAGACATTACTGATCGACTGTTACCTGCCTGGGATACATCATCCGGTATCCCATACAATAGAATCAACCTAGCTCAAGGCAAAGCCAGTAATCCAGGATGGAATGGT GGCAACAGCATACTTGCAGATTCAGGCACAGAGCAACTCGAATTTATAGCCTTATCTCAGAGGACTGGAGATCAAAAGTATCAGCAAAAG GTGGAGAATGTAATCAGGCAATTTCAGAAAATATTTCCCAGTGATGGCTTGCTTCCTATTAATATAAATCCTCATTCGGGGGCTGTGAAGTCTTACTCAACTATCACATTTGGTGCTATGGGGGATAG TTTTTATGAATACTTGCTCAAGGTCTGGATACAGGGTAACAAAACTGAAAGTGTCAAGCATTACAG GCAAATGTGGGAAACATCGATGGAAGGCCTGTTAAGTTTGACAAGGAAAACTTCTCCTTCTAACTTCTACTATGTGTGCGAAAAGAACGGGGATTCATTATCTGAGAAG ATGGATGAACTTGCATGCTTTGTGCCTGGTATGCTGGCATTGGGAGCGTCAGGCTATAGCCCAGAAAAAGCAGAGCAAATTATGAATCTTGCAGAAGAG CTTGCATGGACCTGTTATAACTTCTACCAATCAACTCCAACAAAATTGGCTGGAGAAAACTATTATTTCCATGGTGGACAG GACATGGTTGTGGGCACATCATGGAACATCCTTAGACCGGAGACTATTGAGTCACTCATGTATTTGTGGCGCCTAACTGGGAATAAAACATACCAAGATTGGGGTTGGGACATATTCCAAGCATTTGAGAAGAATTCCCGTATAGAATCTGGATATGTTGGTCTGAAAGAC GTGAATACTGGTACAAAAGATGACATGATGCAGAGCTTCTTCCTGGCGGAGACACTCAAGTATCTGTACCTGCTGTTCTCCCCGCCATCGTTAATCTCCTTCGATGAGTGGGTCTTCAACACTGAAGCCCACCCACTGAAAATAGTCACAAGGCATGACAATGAAGGCGGCTCGGGTGGTGGAGAAGGTAAGGGTATCGCTGACTCCAAGATCCAGCCACAAGGAAGGAAGCATGGAAAACCTGAATAG
- the LOC101756133 gene encoding mannosyl-oligosaccharide 1,2-alpha-mannosidase MNS1 isoform X1, which yields MGRRSHSSSSPGWRHLSQWYYLKRPARLALLVVGFVAATIAARDRLSLVRDYEAEISRLDEEVNRLHDQLRMAGIYLDESPNIENIIKKHHLEIDHVNNARREKVKEAMLHAWNSYVKYAWGHDELQPQSKNGVNSFGGLGATLVDSLDTLYIMGLKEEFKKARDWVAESLDFDKDYEASVFETTIRVVGGLLSAYDLSADKIFLEKARDITDRLLPAWDTSSGIPYNRINLAQGKASNPGWNGGNSILADSGTEQLEFIALSQRTGDQKYQQKVENVIRQFQKIFPSDGLLPININPHSGAVKSYSTITFGAMGDSFYEYLLKVWIQGNKTESVKHYRQMWETSMEGLLSLTRKTSPSNFYYVCEKNGDSLSEKMDELACFVPGMLALGASGYSPEKAEQIMNLAEELAWTCYNFYQSTPTKLAGENYYFHGGQDMVVGTSWNILRPETIESLMYLWRLTGNKTYQDWGWDIFQAFEKNSRIESGYVGLKDVNTGTKDDMMQSFFLAETLKYLYLLFSPPSLISFDEWVFNTEAHPLKIVTRHDNEGGSGGGEGKGIADSKIQPQGRKHGKPE from the exons ATGGGCCGGCGGTCGcactcgtcgtcgtccccgggGTGGCGCCATCTGAGCCAGTGGTACTACCTCAAGCGGCCGGCGCGCCTGgccctcctcgtcgtcggcttCGTCGCCGCCACGATCGCCGCCCGGGACCGCCTCTCCCTCGTCCGCGACTACGAG GCTGAGATATCCAGATTAGACGAGGAGGTAAATCGGTTGCATGACCAG TTAAGAATGGCGGGAATTTATCTGGATGAAAGTCCAAATATTGAAAACATCATCAAGAAACATCATCTAGAAATTGACCATGTCAATAATGCAAGGAGAGAAAAGGTTAAGGAAGCTATGCTTCACGCCTGGAACTCCTATGTAAAGTATGCGTGGGGACATGATGAGCTCCAG CCTCAATCAAAGAATGGTGTCAATAGTTTTGGTGGTCTTGGGGCAACTCTTGTGGACTCACTTGATACACTATATATAATGGGACTAAAAGAGGAATTCAAGAAGGCTAGAGA CTGGGTCGCAGAATCATTAGACTTCGACAAGGATTATGAAGCAAGTGTGTTTGAAACAACAATAAG AGTTGTTGGAGGTCTCCTCAGTGCATATGATTTGTCAGCTGATAAAATATTTTTGGAGAAGGCAAGAGACATTACTGATCGACTGTTACCTGCCTGGGATACATCATCCGGTATCCCATACAATAGAATCAACCTAGCTCAAGGCAAAGCCAGTAATCCAGGATGGAATGGT GGCAACAGCATACTTGCAGATTCAGGCACAGAGCAACTCGAATTTATAGCCTTATCTCAGAGGACTGGAGATCAAAAGTATCAGCAAAAG GTGGAGAATGTAATCAGGCAATTTCAGAAAATATTTCCCAGTGATGGCTTGCTTCCTATTAATATAAATCCTCATTCGGGGGCTGTGAAGTCTTACTCAACTATCACATTTGGTGCTATGGGGGATAG TTTTTATGAATACTTGCTCAAGGTCTGGATACAGGGTAACAAAACTGAAAGTGTCAAGCATTACAG GCAAATGTGGGAAACATCGATGGAAGGCCTGTTAAGTTTGACAAGGAAAACTTCTCCTTCTAACTTCTACTATGTGTGCGAAAAGAACGGGGATTCATTATCTGAGAAG ATGGATGAACTTGCATGCTTTGTGCCTGGTATGCTGGCATTGGGAGCGTCAGGCTATAGCCCAGAAAAAGCAGAGCAAATTATGAATCTTGCAGAAGAG CTTGCATGGACCTGTTATAACTTCTACCAATCAACTCCAACAAAATTGGCTGGAGAAAACTATTATTTCCATGGTGGACAG GACATGGTTGTGGGCACATCATGGAACATCCTTAGACCGGAGACTATTGAGTCACTCATGTATTTGTGGCGCCTAACTGGGAATAAAACATACCAAGATTGGGGTTGGGACATATTCCAAGCATTTGAGAAGAATTCCCGTATAGAATCTGGATATGTTGGTCTGAAAGAC GTGAATACTGGTACAAAAGATGACATGATGCAGAGCTTCTTCCTGGCGGAGACACTCAAGTATCTGTACCTGCTGTTCTCCCCGCCATCGTTAATCTCCTTCGATGAGTGGGTCTTCAACACTGAAGCCCACCCACTGAAAATAGTCACAAGGCATGACAATGAAGGCGGCTCGGGTGGTGGAGAAGGTAAGGGTATCGCTGACTCCAAGATCCAGCCACAAGGAAGGAAGCATGGAAAACCTGAATAG